Below is a genomic region from Ailuropoda melanoleuca isolate Jingjing chromosome 8, ASM200744v2, whole genome shotgun sequence.
TTCAATAAAAGTTCTTAGATCTCACTCAAGATTAGAAAGAATTCCTTTCATATTAGTTCAttcaaaagactttaaaaaaactttatttcaaattggagaataaaattaagttgtaaatgctttattattacttttacatCTTTAAACATTGCTCTGAGTAACTGCTACGtgttaaattataataaaaaaataattacaggggggcgcctgggtggctcagtcagttaagggtctgccttcagctcaggtcatgatcccggggtcctgagatcgagccccacgtcgggctccctgctcagtggggagtcgtcttctccctctgcctccagccctcccgcttgtgttctctctctcactgtctccctccctctctctctgtcaaataaataaataaaatattaaaaaaaataattacagaataaTTTCCATAGGAATGCAGTTAAAAAAATCAGGCATTGGAAAGATAATTGATTGCTGGACTAGAGTGCCAAACAGAATTGATGCCTTTTTACATTAAGACACAATTTTCAACTCTAAAGTCTATTTGTATCTAGAAATAGATTGTAAAGcttaggaaaaatgaataaaatattttaaactaatgtAGAATACTGAgaagtttgaaataaaattttcagtcaaggggaaagtatatttatttgttcttaagtgtttagaacttttatttttaccacGTACTTGGTACTGGATGGACTTACAGACTTCAGTGCAGATAACATAAAAAACGCatgcttctttttctctggttACTTAGTTTATTTCAAGTACCAGAAAAATAGTTACTATCTAAAGAGGAGTATTATTTTGCATAAGCGGGTCAGGTAGGTCCATTCGGCACCTGGCACTGCTAGGTAATCATGAATATCTTCTAGGCAGGCTTCATTCAAGGGCTAGAAGCGTTGCCAACTGCCTGGGAAAGGGTTGGGTTGTGTACAAAATAACAAGTAAGAGAGAACTGAGAGCCTTAATAGCATTGTAagcttttaataataaaatgagaaaacaagcagTAAAGCAACAGAAAATCATGGAGGTTACAGTTTAGAACTTTGCAGAACAGACTTTAAATTGGTATTGTGGGGCTTAGGCcttgaaagagaaaattgttttatttagcTGGTACATTGATCACAGCATTGTGGCCTAAGAGATTCTCTTTATGATGGTGTAAAGCACTTTTCAAATGTTGTAATAATTTAAGCATTTAATAAGTTTCtgaaattctttgttttcttgaagatttttacagaaatatgttcagaaagaaacagaatgtctGCGAACAGCGAAACCAAGCGTATCAGCCTCAACACAAGCCACTAGGCAGAAAAAGATGCAAGAAATCAGTAGTTTGGTCAAGTACTTCATCAAATGTGCAAATAAAAGTAAGTGCTGTTATTTTTTATAAGTAGCTGGTTTAACAGGTTATTGTTGCGTGAGTTTGGTTGGAATATGGTGAGGTAAAAGTTGAGCGCTAACTCTAATTTCTAGTATATataatggtttttaatatatgatCGGTTCAAATATTTGGAGGAATTTTTGCAGGCATGTTATGATAGTCTCCAGGTTGGAAGGATTAAAAATTAGTATTCCAATTACCCATTCTCTTGGATCCCTTCTTTGTGTTCCTAGCACTTAGCCTTAATGATCAAACATAcctttaaggctttttttttctatctttgaaTAGCTTTAATAGTACTGAAACCTGTCCTCCTTACTGCTTCTGTCTTCTGAGATAATACAGAAAAATCCTGATAAAGTTTTTTCAGAATGATATCCTTTGAGGTATTCGAAGTTAGCTGTGACATTTCCTCTGAGTCCACTTCTCTAAGCTAAACAGATACACTTCCTTCAGCTCATATGACCTAGTTTTGTGTCACtctcttctgaattttctttggtttaattatatctcaaagtgTAGGACTCAATTATAGCTATATTCTGATTGGTACAGAGTGGAGCAGGACTTGCATATCTTTTATGCTATACTTTTACTAATTCATTTTGAGATCACATTAGCTTTCTTGGCAGTCAAAACCCACCGTCTTAACTAACACTATGCTTACTGTTGAGTAGAAATTTTTACTCCTGATGAGCCATGCATTTCCCATTTTGAACTGGTGCAGTGGATATTTTAAAGAGTTGATATTTTTGACCCAAAGTGCAGGATTCCAGTAAGCTTACGTAAGGAAATGGGCTTCATACAACACCGAAAGCCAGAAGTAGAAATGTTTGTTTAGGGACTCTTGGACTCAGACTTTGTTTACTCTTCACGCATTAAGATGTGGCTTTGTGATACCAACTTTAGTTTAAGAATCAGAAAAGCCATTGAATTCTTATATTGGACACGTGAAAGTAGTATAACCCTATATggtaactatactggaattgaaataaaaaactgaataaaatgaatcagaaaagtCCAGTGTCAGTGAACATTATTAAGTTGAAGGATACAGATGGTTAGTGAATGATATGTCGGGATGGTGgtatgagagagtgagagagttgAGTCTAAAAagcaatggtttaaaaaaaaaaaaaaaaaagcaatggtttAGCAGCAATTTCGTTTTCCAGCTCTGAGTTGCCAGTTTGTGTGGATAGTGGCAAGCCTGGGCCAGGGGCTCCAGCGGAGACAGAGGATAGCTACACAGAAATACTGTGCACCTGCTTTTGCCCTGAGTGATAGCCCTGCACTTATTAAAATTTGTTCTCTTGGCTACTAACATTGGGTTCTTAATGGATTTTAATATGTACTTACAGAGTTCTTGCGAGAAAGATACCCAAGCCCATTTGTAGCCTGCCACAAAAGTTTGCAGTGTATAGTTTTGCTTTATGGTGAAAAAACCTTCAGTCGCAAAATTAACAGTGGAGATCACACTGGAAAACAGGAATGAGTAGATGAAGTTATCAATGTAAGATTATTTAAATGGTTgaaaagttgtgtttttatttgaggcttccttttctttcaagtttGACTTTGTAACTGGAACATCTTTAATCTTAGAACAAAATCAGAGTGTTACTATCATGTCATCTCactttatgtttttcaaagagtAGGGGAGTTGATTTAAACACATGTCCAGTTTTGTAGCATTGGTATTCAAGGTATGATGAAAGAAACAAATTCGAAAAAGACAGCTGGGAAGGAACCAACAGGCAAATATTGTTCGTTCTTTTATGTAGGCATTTGTCTGCTTCTGCACGAAGCACAGAGGGAGCCTAGAGGGTAGAAAGCCCAGCTTTGtaaaatgttaagttttatgAGGTTCCTTAAATTCCCTTTAGTCAGTTTAGTTGTCCTTTGGAGGCAGATTTCCTTAGAAAAGAATGTCAGCATAATTCTTGAAACCTTTCTCAAATTGGCAGGGGAAGGAAATTTGTTGAGATTAAGACCATAGGGAAATATGATTTCATTGTGACATTAATTTAAGCAAATACTATTTAGGACAGTTACTGGCTCTGTTGCCATATAGGGATTAATTAATTCCTTAGGGATGTTATAATATAGTAGATATTACAGTTAAGAGAATGTTACAAGGACTctaagagagagaggggcaccgGGCGTTACAGCAGAGGAACATGTGGTTGTGCATTTCATCATTGGTCAGATGCCTGAAAGTTTGATATAAGCCACAAGTAAAAATGATATATGGTTATGTCAGTGTTTATTTACTATAGTTTGATAAGAAATCACTAAACTCCTCATAAGAAATGGCTAAACTAGAATATAATCAGATATATATATGACTTGTGATCTGCTAATAACTTATAACAAAAAACGTTATATGCTgttttaagatgttaattttgaaatacaataaaatattagctgcAACATCAGTGTGATTTGCtgaaaataaacagtttttaaatgtccttttgtTGCCTTCAAGAATATATCCATTAATACTGAATTTTTAGGActtctaataaataaaagtggaattattacagccttaaatatttatatgccaCAAATGCTTTTGTATGAATTGAAAGTaatttggttttcaaagccaagtaTCCAccttagaatcttttttttttctttttaagattatttatttatttatttgagagaaagagtgcatgagttggggggcggggagcagagggagagggacaagcaggctccctgctgagcaggactctgggattctgatctgagccgagggcagatgcttgagtgactgagccacccaggtgccccatcctccCTACAATCTTAGGTTATTCTAATGAATTCATTCTTTGTAAAAAGTACCAAGAAGCTTTGGATCATTTTAGGTCTAGTGCCAGAAattgtgaattattatttttgccatattCCCGTAGGGAttggcagactttttctgtaaagggatcAGACAGTCAATGTTTTTGACTTTTCAGGCTGTATAGTTTCTGTGTCActtactcagctctgctgttgtagcatGAAAGTAGCCTTAGACAGTATGTAAATGAACGGACACGACTGTGGCTCAGGAAAACTTCAGTTCTAGGAACAGGCAGCTGGCTGCGTTTTGCCCATGGGCCATGGTTTGCTAATCCCTGCTCTATGAGAAAGAgattagttaatagtaatgtCCCGTATGGAATTATTTATATAGATGGAATTCTAAGTGTTGTTATGTTTCTTAAgatttatatgttttcatttatttgtttatttttaaacaggagCACCCAGACTAAAATGTCAAGAACTCTTGAATTATATCATGGATACAGTGAAAGATTCATCTAATGGTCCCGTTTATGGAGCGGATTGTAGCAACATTCTGCTCAAGGACATTCTCTCAGTGAGGAAATATTGGTGTGAAATATCTCAGCAACAGTGGCTAGGTATGTTTTGAAGTTTCTTATTTGTGagatttttctgtgaaatgaaatGTCACCAAAAGATCAATCAGAATCTGTATCCTCCAAGTGACTGCAGTTTAACAGTACCTTAGGAAAATTAAATAGTTACAGAATCCAGCCCTTAGTTTCCTTTATTATGGACTTCTTAAGTGATTGTCTCTACCAGAACTGGAATGACACGATTGGAAGAAGCCATCCTGTTCTCGAGTACTTGACAGGCCAGTTGTGGAGAAAACGAGTAAACCAAAAACTACAGTGCACTACAATATAGCTATGGGCGTAGTGAGTTTCCAGATCAGTGATACCTAAACCACCCtgattaaaagacaaagaagaaaaccaagaaggAGATGAAGTGTTGTAAAAGTGAAAGCAGCAGTTTCCGGTTGGAAGGGGTATGGCATTTTAAGTGTGGTAGAAATGATAAAACACAAATGTATCCTTTGGATTAGGCATTTAGCAGGTCACTTACAAGGTAATAGGGGTCAAAAATAGTAGAGTAGGATGTCTAGGACCCAGGGACTATAACATAAGTAGAGTGGGTATCAGGGAGGAATctagtgtttttgctttttaggtGAAAGGTACTGAGAGACCACAAAGGAAGGAAGTTATGGTCGGAGACTGAAACATTTGAGTTTATTGATTTCAGAGGTGGAGCATTTCTGTCTGATTGGGTTCAATGGGTGAAAATGGGATTTGGCCTTAATGAAGTAACTCTGAGCCATATGTCAAAGTCTTCTGATAACAACCACCTCTGAAAATCTAGAAGCTCAGTGTTTTTCACGGAAAGTAAGAAAAATTGTgctaatgaaatgaaaagacacttGTCTGTGTTGTTTATTGTCAGTCTCTCATTTCAAAACAAGATACACGTGGATGGTAAAACTGACCTAATCAGCCCCCTGCAGTATATTCTGCTGTTCCCACACGACTGAAAGCCTTCTTAGCTgttgtattaatttcttttttttttttaatcttatttatttatttgacagagatagagacagccagcgagagagggaacacaagcagggggagggggagaggaagaggcaggctcatagcgaaggagcctgatgtggggctcgattgcataacgccgggatcacgccctgagccgaaggcagacgcttaacgactgcgccacccaggcgcccctgttgtatTAATTTCTTAGGTTTCATCTCAGGCCTTTGTTGTTCTGAGCGTGAGGGAGGGTGTGTCCCAAACTTGACCCTCACAACAAGTTTAGTAGAGAATAGGCTAGTGATATCCAGGGCAGTGTGACACATCTCTCACCACCAAGGTTCATCCTAAATATTCAGGAGGTTTGCATATTTTACTAACCACGGGTCTCACTGAAACAAAAGCAATCCTTGCTGTTGTCTCCTTACTATGGTTCCATCATCTGACATGTTTTCtggaattatctttttatttttgagcataTTGTTGTTACTTCTCATAATCGGCCCTTTGgttgaattatttttctagttaGCTCCGTTCTCTGAAACTTGATTCCCTAGTGAGGACTGTGCCAAAGTGAAGTTTATGTTCAGAATACATATTTGGTAGAGGTATTGATGGAACCCACAGTTAGAGATAAGACTGTCTAGAGGGAGAGTTTAGAGTGAGATGAGAAGATGTCCTGAGGCCAAGCCAACATTTTCATATGAAGTTTAGAATTAGCTTATTGATTTCTACAAAAAGCTCTgctggaattttggtagggattgcagtGAATCTATTGAACCGTTAAAGAAGTGTTCTAAAGGAAAGATTCACAGCAGCCATATTCTCAgtttctaaggggaaaaaaaaactttattgatattataaaaatctaatagaaacataaagaagagaaggaaaatctaTGCATAGATGAGGGCAATACTAAGCAGTAAAGGAGAATAAGACAGAGTTACATCAAATCGGGTAGTTATAACATCCAACCTCATTAGCTGGGAAAGCCCCGTGGAGACACCCAGGCGGGAGTCGCGATTGAGAGGCCTGGGTGGAGCATCGTCCTCACAGGTGAGACTTCCAGCTGACCATCCCCATAAGGGCTATATTTGTAGGGCAGAGGACAGTTTGGAGTTAAACATTTGTTTGCCTACATGCAGTTTGGAGCTAGTCACATTCCTATATTATCATGTCTTTACATATTCAAGGATCCTGGGCTAGGTGTGTTTCTTCCCTTCCCAGATTCCACTGTGGGTAGGGGaacagcccagcctggagccggAGTATAAGGCAAAATTTATAGCTCTTGGTGTCCAGACCAGAAAGGCCAATTCTGACCTGGAGGCCGGCTCCCAACGTCACTTATGCAGCACAAGTCTCACAGACAACATTCTTGAACCTCCCTGCGCATGTGCAGGTCAGGGTGGTCGGTCATGTAGGACAAATCACAGAAACCTCCATCTGCACAAGACAGGAAGAGCAGACTTCATAACCACATGGAGTCTTCCAGTCTGTGAACATGATATATCTCTTTATTTGTTTAGGTCTTTTTTGACTTGAAGAAATCAGTGTTTTATGATTCTTAGCATACagaatttatatgttttttttttttttaaagattttatttatttgacagagatagagacagccagcgagagagggaacacaagcagggggagtgggagaggaagaagcaggctcatagcggaggagcctgatgtggggctcgatcccataacgccgggatcacgccctgagccgaaggcagatgcttaaccgctgtgccacccaggagcccccagaatttatatgtttttattagatttatattGCAGTAGGTTGTAAATtgtgtagttttaaaattttcaatgtcCATATTCATTGCTATCATACAGGTGGTTTTTGTGTTATAAATGTTGTGTCCTGGGTCCTTGCTAAAATCACGTATTAAATTTAGGATCTCTTTTGTATCTTCTGTCGGGTTTTCTCTTTAGATAGTCCTatattatctgcatttttttcccttcatttctgagCCATATgactttcacttatttttttctgctgtatTATATTGGGGACCTTCAGTATGATTTGTTTAAATGGTGAAATGTACATgagataaaatttaccattttaaccatttttaagtataaaattcagtggcattaagtatatccacatttttgtgcaaccatcaccttCCACTTCCAACACCTGTTCATCTCCCCGAACTTAAAGAGcaccttcctttccccctcccacaGCGCTTGACAAACATTCtgctttctgtatctatgagtttgactactctgGCTTCCTCTTGTAAATGAAGTCATAacagtatttgcccttttgtgaaTGTCTCATTTTACTCATTTCACCCATGTCTTCactgttcatccatgttgtaccacATCTCTGAGTTgacttcctttttaagactgagttGTACGTATACTGCATTTGtcgatccattcatctgtcattggACACTTGAGTGGTTTCTACCTtgtggccattatgaataatactgTTGTGAACATGAGTGTACACATAGCTCTTTGAGTccttcctttcagttcttttgggtatttatccagaggtggaattgctgcaTCGTAgagtaattctgtgtttaatttattaaggaaccaccaaactgttttccaaaggtcTGCATCCCTTTACACGTTTTACGGACGCACCAGCAATCACAggtgttccagtttctccacgtcCTTACCACACTTACTCTTTTTCTGGTGTTGATATCAGCCATCCtaatgtgaatgtgtgtgaagtggtatctcattggggttttgatctgcatttccttaaTAACTAGTGATATTGAAGTTTTTGTATGCTAACTGGCCATTTGCATATCATCTTTGGGAAAgtattcatatctttttttttttgaagattttatttatttattcatatgagagaggcagaggcaaagggagaagcaggcttcgcACGGAACAGGGACCCAGATGTGCGagtcagttccaggaccctgggatcatgacccgagccaaaggcagatgcttaaccaactgagccacccaggcacccgtagtCACACCTTTtgccccatttttaattgggttgttttgttgttgttgaaatgtaggagttatttatatactctgtatattaaccccttatcagatagatggtttgcagatattttcttgcATTTCATGGGTTGCCTTTAACTCTgatgatagtgtcctttgatacataaaaattttaaatttggtaaGTACAAGTAatctatacatttttttgttgttgttgcctttgGTATCATTTCCAAGAGATCATTAACAAATCCAACATCATAAaacttttcctctatgttttcttctagagttttgtagtttttcctcCAGTATAATTTTGAATGGGAGTGGTGAGAGCACACTCTGTTTTATTCTCGGTTTTAGGGAGAAGCATTCATTATTTAACCATTAAGCATGATATTGGCTATCAGTATGGGTTGACAACTTTCCCTTCAATTTCTAGTTGCTCAtggtttttaatcatgaatgatgttgaattttgttaaatttctttcttcacCTGTTTAGATAATCCTCTGGGTTTTTCTTTAGTCTCTTGATAGGATGGCTTACACTGATGCATTTTTCATAGGTTAAGCCAACCTTGTGTTCCCGGGATATACCCCACTAGGGCAttatgtattatcctttttatatattactaGATTGAATTTGGAGGTGGTGGTTGAAAGTTTTTAACTatgaattcagtttctttaatagatataggaatatttattttttttcaattagctTTGGCAATTTGGTTAagaatttgtacatttttttctaagctgTTGAATGTAGGAGTGTAAAGTTCTTCTCAGATGTTATTggctttttatccttttaatgtatgtaGGCTTTCTAGTGGTATTGCCTCTTTCATTATTGATTTCTCATCTGGTTATTAGTTCTCTCCTTATGcttattttgggtttaatttgttctcTAGTTTCTTAAGATAAAAGCTTAGGTCATTGATTTGGGAGCTTCTTCTCTCATGTGtgcatttaatataattttctctaAACATTGCTTTGTCATATCACACATTTTGACAACGtcgtattttcatttttcttcagtttaaaatatgtTCTAGTTTTTCTTGGGAATTCTTTAACCTCTGGATTATTTggaagtgtgttatttaatttccagttgTTTGGGGGTCTTTTcatgttttgtattgttttgttttcccttttatagttttcagtctaGTTACATTACAGTCAGAGAGCATAGTTTTTATAATCTaagttatttataattgttagaatTTCTTTTATGACCCAGAATAAGGTCTGACTTGGTGAGTACTtcatatgcatttgaaaagaatgtgtatttgttgttgttgggtcAGTTATTCTATATGTGGCAGTTAGAGTCTGCTGGTTGATGGTGTTCAGTTCTGTAACAGACTGGTGTGAAGGCATGAGTCACAAGTGAGGAAAAGGACTAGCAAATAAGCACTTTTCAAAAGCTTTGGTTGTAGGGGAAAGAGGGATCCTCTTACAGATGGGAGTGACTGGAGTGTATATAAATGTAATGGGACGGAGTCCATGGAGAGAGAGTGGTTGAATACACAGGAAAATagactgtgttttctttaaaaaaattttaaaatttatttctaattttttagagCCTGTGCGCATAGGAGTGGGGTTAGGGGGtggaagtagagggagagggagagagaatcctaggcagGCTCCTCGCCCAGTGCGGAACCCtccgcagggcttgatcccaccaccctgagattgtgacctgagccgaaatcaagagtcagatgcttaaccagctgagccactcaggtgcccctctgtgtTTTCTGAGAATAAGGGGTTGCAAAGAAAGAGCCCTAGGATTCTCCCAAGGAGGAAGGTAGTTTTTCTAAtaaggtaggaaggaagaaatattaaaaaccttTAGTGGCTTTCCTGTGTAACTAGGATAAAATATGGACTCCTTTTCTAGGCCTTGGAAGCACTGGGTAATTTTGCTTCTGCCTACCTATCTGAGCGTAACTAAGAGCCACCCCCATCCTATGGATTTCTGTGTTCTAGCTACAGTGGCCTTTATTCAGAGTCTCTAACCCAGTGGCTTCCggacattttcttaaaaacatactttattttttagagcaatttcagATTCATAGCAGAATTGAGCAGGAAGTGGGGAGTTCCCGTATACCCCCGTTACACATGTATAGCTTTGTCTGCTCTCAACATCCTGCACCAGAGTGAACCTACGTTGACACCTCATCTCACCCAAAGTTCAGAGTTTACACTGgggtcactcttggtgttgtacttTCTATAGATTTTGACAAATGTTCAGTAACATGTATTTACCTTTATagcatcatacagaatagtttcactgccgtagaagtcct
It encodes:
- the ATM gene encoding serine-protein kinase ATM isoform X3, which translates into the protein MSLALNDLLICCRHLEHDRATERRKEVEKFKRLIRDPETVQHLDRHSDSKQSKYLNWDAVFRFLQKYVQKETECLRTAKPSVSASTQATRQKKMQEISSLVKYFIKCANKRAPRLKCQELLNYIMDTVKDSSNGPVYGADCSNILLKDILSVRKYWCEISQQQWLGMF